The genomic segment CTGGGCAGCCGCGTCCATATAGCCCAGGCCTTCGGGGCGGATGTTCGAAATGCAGACGCGTTCGGCGTCAGTGCGGCCGTGCCGGGGCATCCATGTAACGTATGCGCCCAACGAATCGGGTGAGCTGAGGCCGGGACGTTCGCCGATGAGCACGACAGCAATGCGGACATGGAGTGCTTCGCCGATTTCATCGCCGATCGCAACGCGACCCTGCTCGACTACGCTGATGGGCGCGATGTTCCAGGCATCGAGTTGCGGCAGAGCGATCTGCAGGAGAGGAATGGCGTGACGTTCCACCGCAAGGGCCGAAAGGCCGTCAGCGATGACGATCGCGAGATCGAAGTGGCTCGCAGAGAAGACATTGATGAGATCACGGCTGCGGCTATCGAGAGTACGGCCGAGGTCTGGCCGCTGCAAATAGGTTCGCCGGTCTGCTGCGGCCGAATGCAACGTAAGCACCTCCCGCAGGCCCAGGCTCTCTGAAATCGATGCGGCGAACTGGATGGGATCAATAAGCGCGTGAACCGCGTCGCGAGCCGTTGCGTGTGCACGCTGGAATTCGAGCACATGGCGGAGCTGCTGGCTGACGCCGGAGCGACCCAAACCCACGCGCGCATGTGTGAATGCGCGTAAGCGGGCGGCCATCGACGGCTGAACGGGCTCGCTCATGCGGTGAGCAGTCTCTCGGGTTGGCGAGCCTCGATTGTGAGCCGCTCGAAGTGCTCGCTTGAGAGCCACGCTTCGAACT from the Occallatibacter riparius genome contains:
- the eutC gene encoding ethanolamine ammonia-lyase subunit EutC, producing the protein MSEPVQPSMAARLRAFTHARVGLGRSGVSQQLRHVLEFQRAHATARDAVHALIDPIQFAASISESLGLREVLTLHSAAADRRTYLQRPDLGRTLDSRSRDLINVFSASHFDLAIVIADGLSALAVERHAIPLLQIALPQLDAWNIAPISVVEQGRVAIGDEIGEALHVRIAVVLIGERPGLSSPDSLGAYVTWMPRHGRTDAERVCISNIRPEGLGYMDAAAQLISVLSAAMRNQLTGVGARDSRPPLPEGGRR